One window of Psychrobacillus sp. FSL H8-0483 genomic DNA carries:
- a CDS encoding ABC transporter ATP-binding protein, translating into MSTGKRLYHYALFYKKPIMLGLIFLTIAVFSDLSGPFIAKKIIDEHIMEGAIDLQPILMLLAVFFSLSIVTAVFRYFMFINLQIGANRVVQKLRNDVFQHIQTLPIQYFDNLPAGKVVARVTNDTEAIRNLYVQVLSQFATSIISIAGVYVALFILDVKMAAIALFVLPIVYVWMIAYRKYASKYNHIVRTKIADMNAMLNESIQGMSIIQAFKREKQMDHEFEEMNEEHYRYQKKLLTLDSATSFNLVSVLRSIMFVLFIWVFGSQSMEANTIVSAGLLYAFVDYTTRLFNPITGIVNQFSQLERSLVAGNRVFRLLDESGEKVEDQRMDRYEGNVEFQNVSFAYKEKDYVLKNLNFVANKGETVALVGHTGSGKSSIMNLLFRFYDPSKGKILIDGTDITTLPRQTIRDHMGIVLQDPYLFSGTIESNVSLSDPRISREKVEAALEAVGGERVLKNLEKGLDEPVIEKGSTLSSGQRQLVSFARALAFDPAILILDEATSNIDTETEEIIQHAMDVLKKGRTTFIIAHRLSTIKNADRILVLDRGEIVESGTHDELLQLQGRYEQMYKLQAGVSQHV; encoded by the coding sequence ATGAGTACAGGAAAACGACTCTACCATTATGCGTTATTTTATAAGAAACCAATTATGCTTGGTTTAATCTTTTTGACTATTGCAGTGTTTAGCGATTTGTCAGGTCCATTTATTGCAAAGAAAATTATCGATGAGCACATTATGGAAGGGGCTATTGACCTTCAGCCCATATTAATGCTATTAGCGGTGTTCTTCAGTCTGTCTATTGTAACTGCAGTATTTAGATATTTTATGTTTATTAATCTACAGATTGGTGCAAATCGAGTTGTGCAAAAGCTAAGAAACGATGTTTTTCAACACATCCAAACGTTGCCAATACAGTATTTTGATAACTTGCCAGCTGGTAAAGTAGTAGCGCGTGTAACAAATGATACAGAAGCAATTCGTAATTTATACGTGCAAGTGCTATCTCAGTTTGCTACAAGTATAATTTCAATTGCTGGAGTTTACGTGGCATTATTTATTTTAGATGTAAAAATGGCTGCAATTGCACTATTTGTTCTCCCAATTGTGTATGTTTGGATGATTGCATATCGAAAATATGCTTCCAAATATAATCATATTGTTCGTACAAAGATTGCAGATATGAACGCGATGTTGAATGAATCCATTCAAGGGATGTCCATTATTCAAGCATTTAAACGAGAAAAACAAATGGACCATGAATTTGAAGAGATGAATGAAGAACATTACCGATATCAGAAAAAATTACTTACACTAGATTCAGCTACTTCTTTTAACTTAGTAAGTGTGTTGCGTTCGATTATGTTTGTGTTATTCATTTGGGTTTTTGGAAGCCAATCAATGGAAGCAAATACAATCGTTTCGGCCGGTCTGCTATATGCATTCGTGGATTACACAACAAGATTATTTAATCCAATTACAGGAATCGTAAATCAATTCTCTCAGTTAGAGCGATCACTTGTGGCTGGAAATCGTGTATTCCGATTACTGGATGAATCTGGGGAGAAGGTGGAAGACCAACGAATGGATCGTTACGAAGGAAATGTGGAGTTTCAAAATGTTTCCTTTGCTTATAAAGAAAAGGATTATGTATTGAAAAACTTAAACTTTGTTGCGAATAAAGGAGAAACGGTAGCACTTGTCGGGCATACAGGATCCGGTAAAAGTTCGATTATGAACTTATTGTTCCGTTTCTATGATCCTTCCAAAGGAAAGATTTTGATAGATGGAACTGACATTACGACGTTACCAAGACAAACAATTCGAGATCATATGGGGATTGTTTTACAAGATCCTTATTTGTTCTCGGGAACGATTGAGTCAAACGTAAGTTTAAGCGATCCACGGATATCCCGTGAAAAAGTAGAAGCTGCTTTAGAAGCGGTTGGTGGAGAGCGCGTGTTAAAAAATCTTGAAAAAGGATTGGATGAACCTGTCATTGAGAAGGGGAGTACATTATCCTCAGGACAAAGACAGCTAGTTTCTTTTGCAAGGGCACTTGCATTTGACCCGGCCATTCTTATTTTAGATGAAGCGACATCAAACATTGATACAGAAACAGAAGAAATTATTCAGCATGCAATGGATGTATTGAAAAAAGGAAGAACTACGTTTATCATTGCACATCGACTTTCTACTATTAAGAATGCAGACCGTATTTTAGTATTAGATCGTGGAGAAATTGTGGAAAGTGGAACTCATGACGAGTTACTACAGCTACAAGGACGCTATGAACAAATGTACAAATTACAAGCAGGAGTATCTCAGCATGTGTAA